The Cololabis saira isolate AMF1-May2022 chromosome 5, fColSai1.1, whole genome shotgun sequence genome segment ACCCTGCTTCGTTAGGGTCATGAAAGCATCATGGTTGGCTTTAAAACACATGCTTTAATATTGAATCTCCTCAATTATAGATACCCCCATGTCAAATAGGACCTCTTGGAGAAAatatgcaggaaaaaaaaacctctcaTTCAAAGAAACAACTTTCAAAACTGGGCTAGGTAGCATTAAAAAAAGCAGCACATGCACATAAATATGGAGTTctcatttttgactttttcttcattttctgtgCAGCTGGCTTGAGAAACCAGTCAAGTGTATTCTAGCTTTCGTcaaactccatccatccatcaattttctatacccactttatccattgcagggtcatgggggtctgctggagcctatcccagctcatttcaggtgagaggcatgggtacaccctggacaagtcgccagtccatcacagggccctTTCGTCAAACTCTTTGCTGAAAAATAAATTGTGCTCATGGGGGACACAGAATCTCTGGAGATAAAAAGCATCTGGGTTTTGCCCCCAATATTATCAATAACAGCACAGAACTAAATGATTAAGTTCAATTTTATTGTGTGTTTCCACGTGAAGGAAAACAACATAAAGACCTTGTCCTGATTTCTGTCTTAAATTCCAGATGATTTTTTGCTTTGCTCTGTTTTATCTTCTGTCACAGTCTGATATTTAATGCTTCAATTCATATTCAGGTACTTCTATGTGTTTTCTGCCTATCATGTCTTCCTTGATTGTTGCCACCTCTGTCTTGTCagccgtgtgtgtgcgtgcgtgcgtgcgtgcgtgcgtgggtGTCTTCTGAGATGAAGTCACAGTTCGCTAGAGTACTTGTAATAATCTGTCACCACTAATGTCGCCTCCACTAGGAGCATTTCGATCGAATGTCAGCCCACAAAGGTAGCTGATATCATGATTAAAATTCATTCCCAGCTGATACATCTTTAAGCATGGCCAGTCACTCTAGGAGAGACTACAGTACATAGTCCCTGTGACAGGAGAAATttccaacctttttttttttttttttaagtgacacTCAGCAGTAAGACTCTCCAGAGGAGGATGTGTCAGCTTTCATGCCCTCCTGATTGCTGTGTCTGTGCTGCAGGTGACCGACGAACGTTTCTTTGTGAATACTTGAGCGTGTTCCTCTCACTGTCACTTTTACAGATACAACAAACGCTGCTGAGAACACTGAGCTTGGCTTTTTGTCTCAACATTAATTGTATTAACTCATGTATTCCTAATAAGTAATTATATCTCTGCTCATTCAATATTAAATTCTGTCTAGCCAAGGAAATAAGGCAAATTAAAGTTAGACTAAGCAGTGGAAATACGCCAGGGCCCTTTTACCAGGATCCATTCAGCCTCGTAAAGATAGCTCAGTAAATGGAAACTTGTGAACGGATTGATTAACAATAAATAACAATTCACCCATCCatacattataaaaaaataacaatgatCCAGATTATGACTctggttattttattttgtagtttttatatcattttttaATCCATGAATTATTCTGTTACATGACTTACTATATTTTACCATTTTTTTGTTGGACATCCTGGTCACTTGCTAAGCCAGGACTTTGTTTTTTAACAACTTATTGATTAGCTTCTGGAGAAACAAGAGTCTTAAGTCTTATAGCACtgaaaaaatgtttaataagcaaacaaagacatTATAATgatacatttcaatttttttcagacttcagaaaaaataaagatcATGCAAATAAAAGTTTCATATGACACAGTTGAGATAACTTTGGCCAATtacaaagtttaaaatcaaGTGTTAttggttttcttcttcttttttatcttctttttttatttgaagctTTTTCTCAAACATCAAAAGCAACAACATACACAACATAAATAGCCAACGACACCCATACTACGTGAGAATATCAAAACGGCATGCTAAATCCTGGAAACCTCAGGGAGCGTTAGGTCCATCCGAGTTTTTTCACACAACACAAGGAACACAGAGCGGAACTTAAAACCATGTCGATAGCACATTACATTCTCATGGCAGTTCATGAACTGATCTTAACAGGAGAGATTGCTTGGTTTATctgggaaaaagggaaaaaaagatgttagAGTCCTTTATGGCTAGTCTTCCGCCACCATGTCTCTCCACCTCATCATCCACAACATGTAGGAAATAgtctttttttgagtttttaccAGATGACATGCCGTTGTCCATCTTCCAAAAGCAAACATGGTGCAATAACAAAGCAACCACTGCACCgaaatacattattttgaatTAAAACAGTTAATTAAGTCAAGTTATTTCATGCTTATTTCATGATTCACCATGAGACCAGGTACATTCACCAGGTAGCACAGGTACATTCAACACATAAAACTGTGTGCTTCACTTACAAGGATATCATGATCAATAATTTACATACACTTCATCAACAACATGGCTAAGGAAATGAGCTACCACTTAAAGCCAGGGTAAGTGATTTTTGGAAGATTTCACATCTATTGTGTTTGAAACAACACAAATCTCTCCGGTGCTCCCTGAGAAAAAAGTGCCCCATCATGATCTCTCGTAAGCCTCTTGCTCCTCCCCCTTTTCATGAGCGCAAATGCCGACCCCGCCTTCTGTCTTGGCTGGAGCAATACTTGTTTTTGATTTGTGGGACACGCTGGGCCCACGCTGtcttcttttaactgttttgtttCATTGTACGATGTATTCACAAGATGACCAGCCAGTGGATGCTGTCAAAGTCGTTTTGGGTTTCAAATCATGTAGAAtcgcttaccctgcctttaactTACAAGGGGTCTTGTTTGAAAAGCCTCCATCTATTCTCACCGCCCGTATTGTCTTGTTGAGGATCAGGACCGTAGGAGGAGAAATGAGGTTTACCGGCTGGCACAGGGACAGAGACCAGTAAAGTTGGCTGACTTTTGTGGCTGGTTTGGTCATTAGAGAGTGAATTTAACTCATGTCTGAGTCTGGTTGTTAGCTAAACACTCCAGGCGTTGTCTCCAGGTATTTGTACTTGTTTTCCTGTGTACTTTTGAGACATCATCAGTCACAGTCGGTGTACTCTTTCAATCCAAAGTTTAAATCTCACCAAGTGTGATCAAAGTCCCCTGATGCGTTTTTAAATCCAACGAGCAGAAATAGAGACAGATAAAAAGTTCATAATCACAACCCGCGCTGTGTTTTATCCTGCTTATCTCAAGGGGTTACATTGTTACCCTTCGTAAATTTAGCAGCCTCATGTCAGAAGTACAGGTAATAGTCAAGCACGGCACGTGTTGCAGGACTGTGGCAGCACAGACTATAGGCACCTTCTGTCCTAAAGATAAAAGTATATCATTGCACTCATGTCGTCTACATTTGATATAGATTAGTTTTTATTGGGACAAAATTCTTTAGCGGATTCAAAAATTAAGCTCATGAGTTCATTTTGCACTTTTGACACATCGTGTCTTTGAGTGAGTTTTAAACAAATGCCGTTCAGGCGATTTCGTACTTATTTCGTCATGCACATGGTTTGAAAGGCatattgaaataaatatttaatagtTAATAGTGATATGTTTTCAAAATCTATTAATtgtattaattatttttttttgttttttatttttatttttttaaataaatatcttTGCTTTAGTTACGTGATAAAATACTCTGAAATGTTGTTTCCACGGAGGTGCAGGTTTGTTTttctaggttttttttttccatgctttaaaaaaaaaagagggttcaAGCATAACAGCAACTCGTCTATTCTGCTTTATGGGCTTATTCTCACACGAGTGTCTGATGTTTTCCAAAGATGACAAGGATGCAATTGTAAACTACCACGTGTGATGGTCAGATACGTAATACTTGCTTGGGGTGTGTGAGACAAACGTTAAAATAATCTCAAAACAAACAGCTTCTAAGCATCTGTGGGGTAATCTAAGtaactgattttcttttctttagtaCATTGTTGACGGTAGGTCTTAAGTGTTTAGAGAAGAGTTAGAATTTTGATTAATCTCACAAATGACTATTTGTTAAGGACTTACAGAATTGTGAAGTGTTTTATTTCCGTTATATCCTGCTGACTGAAATGCTTGGGCTGGAGGTATTTTTCGTGCTGCTGTTGTCAATCGCCCCTTCTGCGTGCTTGCTGAGGACACCTGGTTCGATCTGCCTTTGAGACGACAAGCAAGACATTTGCATGAGACAAGAGTTATTTTCTAATTCGGTGCGTGGTTGCGACATATGCCGGCATCTCCTTAAACCGTGATTAAGGTGAACCGTGAACAAACCATAGGTGATGGGGTCGAGACATGCATTGAAGAggccaaaaataaataacatatgaGTGAGTGAATGAGAGACTGTCTCCTCCATTTTTTCAGGAAACAACCAATACCACAGGCCGAGCAGGTAGTACGGCGTCCAGCAGATGATGAATGAGGTGACAATCACGATACTCATCTTAAGAGTCCTCATGCGAGCTCTGGGGATATTGTTGTGTGAGCGTCGAAGATGAATATCTTTAGACATCACTAGAACAGCAGGGGGAAAAACACTTTTATCACACACAGCTCCATATTCTAGAGATCtggaaataaaatcaaatgaatAATTGAAAACGCGCGCAGGACTTACTGTTACCACGAGCCATGCGGCTGGATATCTCAACGAGGATGCGCGTGTAGCAGAAAACCATGATGACCAGAGGCAGGAGGAAGAGGCACACAAACGTGAACATGTTGTAGAGGGTCTCCTGCCAGCGCTGGACGAAGCTGCCATGGGTGGTGCACTGGGTGAAGTTCTCCGGGACTGTGATGGTCACGTTGTGAAATATAAACATCtgcaaggaaaagaaaagaagctatagtcagggggcaaaccctaagattgataactctgctcacgcttctgggtaaagtttgacaaccttatttttttgttagaaggaacccctaggaggaataataggggtgttgacatcttggatttttttgctgatgaccactggaggcgctgtaacattcaaataacggccagaaaagtcaaagaaaagtctctttctgggcgtgacgtcacagccgtgtccgtgcactccatggatgtattatattaatatatattatataattatattatattaatacatgcatatggtcacaataatggtcaaaatgtacagtttatatGCAAAATCTTCAATGTTCTAGATTTTGTATTTagggaaatggataaaacatcaattgaaattttttttttttaattgtgttgcTATATTTTCTCcaatattggttaaaaaatatgactttttttataggcgtttttaacacacacataataagcatctttttttctttttttttttttttttacaatgaaacacattttctatgaaatcctgtgtcaaaaacgtctataaaaaagtgatattttgtATCCAATATCGTACACTTTGACCAAAACTGACCATATGCCTGAATTGAGAACTTGAATATTCtagcgcctctagtggtcaccagcaaaaaaattcaagatgacaacacccctaaaattccttctatagatttgttctaacaaaaaaaataggttgtcaaactttacccacACATGTGAGCAAAAGTCTTAATGGAGGCTCTTTTCTAAAGTTGCCCCTTGACTACTAAGTGACAACTCCAACTAAATGGACAGGATGGAGAAATCTATTTTTAAGTATGTTGAAACCAGGCGAAATACAGAAAGGTTTGTTTGATGTTTGTAACCCCGTGAATTATATAAGGAAGTCTAGATTGGAATTGAACCGGTTGTTCCACTTTCTGTTTACCTTACTTGAGCCATCTCCTCTTTGCTCGCTAAATTACTTATGTTCCTCTTCTGGAGACAATTTTCACCAAAAACTTCACATTCTGCAACACACCCTTCCTCTGCCCTACTATAGGTTGAGATTTAGACCCATAGACATTGATGTTTTGACACGTCTTCATCTTATATCAGTTTCTTTAAAGTGTTTTAGTTTTATACAACTAttagcgctcttttcttcactcTCAACTGGAAGGTTCACTTATGTCCTTGTGTGATAATGAGTCATTTGGAAGGTTTAGACGGGTCATCCCTTGAAGTAGAAGAAAAATACAAGTGGAGTACGAGGCTTCACAGCCGGCCTGAAACCCTGATAAATGTGACATTAGCATCACCAGTGAtcatcacagcagcagagaggaagagactggacaaggtgttgaggaaagccggctctgtcctgggctgcagtctccatcctgtggaggtggtgggggagaggaggatggtggctaagctgtcctccatcatggacagtgtctcccttcatgagactgtcagagccctggagagctccatcagtgaccggcttcgtcacccgcgatgcgtcactgagaggcatcgcaggtccttcctccccgctgccgtcagactacacaaccaggcctgctctcagtagttaacggacaataacacgtgcaataataacaataacaagatgtgcaattacatatgtgcaatatctgtctgtctacctcacacacattttacctgttttttcttttgcactacCTCTACTTCCATTGCAATGTAccgtatatactgtttatatttcgtaaatatatatatatttttttactttttacttttttttacccctcccctgcctgtgtgtgttaagtttactgctgctaaacaaagtgagtttccccattgagggagaaataaaggattatcttatcttatcttatcttatcttatcttatcttatcttatcttatcttatatccTGGATCCAGGGTTGAAGATCTTAAAAACTGCTGGTTAAGGATTAACATAGGTataaaatggttattgatgttcACAGCACTGATAATGAATCTGGTAAAGTTTGTACCTTTGTGCAGTTGGGCTCCTACCAATAATTTTCTCTGAACCTTTGATACACGTGCTCACAAATTCAGCTCTAGCCAGTCCAGCAAAAAATGCAGGCTTCATATAACTGGAAACCATTTAGGGGCAAATCTGGATGGTATCCATCCGAATATCTATAAAGACGATTTCACATTTAGAGATAAGGACAAGTTTTTGGATGAACTATCCAAGAACCTGTGACCATGAGGCAGAGCTGCACCTCAGCCGGGCCACCTCTCCTCTCAGCCTCACGCTTCCCCTCCTCCCTCACCTCCTTGTGTCCGCTCTGCTCCtcctgcctctctctctctctctctctctctctctctctctctctctctctgcctctctctctctctctctctctctctctctctctctctctctcctccttcccCCTCCCCGCTGTGTTGTGTCAGGAGTCCGGCGCCAGGCCACAGGTACGGGCTACCCTGCC includes the following:
- the gnrhr4 gene encoding gonadotropin releasing hormone receptor 4, with product MFHHLTDQTVNGSCLLGAGSECNQSADGDALQLPTFSTAAKVRVIITFALCAVSAVCNLVVLWAAGKGGKRKSHVRILIMNLTVADLLVTFIVMPVDAAWNITVQWQAGDVACRLLMFMKLVAMYSCAFVTVVISLDRQSAILNPLGISEAKRKSKIMLTVAWTMSVVLSLPQMFIFHNVTITVPENFTQCTTHGSFVQRWQETLYNMFTFVCLFLLPLVIMVFCYTRILVEISSRMARGNMMSKDIHLRRSHNNIPRARMRTLKMSIVIVTSFIICWTPYYLLGLWYWLFPEKMEETVSHSLTHMLFIFGLFNACLDPITYGLFTVHLNHGLRRCRHMSQPRTELENNSCLMQMSCLSSQRQIEPGVLSKHAEGAIDNSSTKNTSSPSISVSRI